One region of Polyodon spathula isolate WHYD16114869_AA chromosome 25, ASM1765450v1, whole genome shotgun sequence genomic DNA includes:
- the LOC121299976 gene encoding mediator of RNA polymerase II transcription subunit 15-like isoform X4: MDPGAESDWRSLAFRQKVVGQIEEAMRKAGTAHNKSSNDMENHVFMKAKSREEYLSLVARLIIHFRDILETLHLSFSDKKAQGQGDPMNALQNLTGGPSSGAAGMGMVRPQGVGMTGLGQISQQMLSGQAQPGASGMPPHGLQGVANAAQQNQLQMQQLAQQQQHQQQFQQQQAALQQQQQQQQFQAQQQSAMQQQQFQAQQQQIQQQHILKLQQMQQQQQQQQQQQNQQQQMLPPRLQQQHQQLQQLAQLQQLQQQQQAQAQAMQQQQVQQPMQQPQQQQQQPQSIQQQMQQMAQQQQAPQPQQAQLPPQSQQQTMVPQPQSLAGQIQGQPGQTGGLTQQQQQQLKAMQLQARAQMVQQQQQQQQQQAQQAAQQQAQHQAQQVAQAQLAAGGAPGQVSQSSITMMSSPSPVQQVSTPQSMPPPSQPQPSPQPPTSQPNSVSSGPAPSPGGFLPSPSPQPSQSPATARTPQNFSVPSPGPLNTPGNPGSVMSPASSSQTEEQQYLEKLKQLSKYIEPLRRMINKIDKNEDRKKDLSKMKSLLDILTDPSKRCPLKTLQKCEIALEKLKNDMAVPTPPPPPVPSTKQQYLCQPLLDAVLTNMRSPVFNHSLYRTFAPAMTAIHGPPIVGPIISARKRKHEDDERQTIPNILQGEVARLNPKFLVNLDPSHCSNNGTVHLICKLDDKNLPSVPPLQLSIPADYPEQSPQWSDDAQHYEANPFLQTVHRNMTSKLLQLPDKHSVTALLSTWAQSVRQACLSAA, from the exons ATGGATCCTGGAGCAGAGAGCGACTGGAGGAGTCTCGCTTTCCGACAGAAAGTGGTAGGACAGAT tgaaGAGGCTATGCGTAAAGCAGGCACTGCTCACAATAAGTCTAGCAATGACATGGAAAACCACGTATTCATGAAAGCAAAATCAAGG GAGGAATATCTGTCCTTGGTGGCAAGACTAATTATTCACTTCAGAGACATTC TTGAGACACTGCACCTTTCTTTTTCAGATAAGAAGGCCCAAGGCCAAGGTG ACCCCATGAACGCATTACAGAACCTCACAGGGGGTCCTTCCAGTGGGGCGGCTGGCATGGGAATGGTGCGGCCTCAAGGAGTCGGGATGACTGGGCTCGGACAGATAAGCCAACAGATGCTGTCTGGGCAGGCGCAGCCAGGGGCATCAGGGATGCCACCTCATGGCTTGCAAGGTGTTGCTAACGCTGCACAGCAAA ATCAGCTCCAGATGCAGCAGTTAGCTCAACAgcaacagcatcagcagcagtttcagcagcagcaggcagccttgcaacagcagcagcagcaacagcagtttCAAGCGCAGCAACAGTCTGCCATGCAACAGCAACAGTTtcaagcgcagcagcagcaaatcCAGCAGCAACACATACTCAAGCTGCAGCagatgcagcagcaacagcagcagcagcaacaacaacaaaaccaacaacaacag ATGCTTCCTCCAAGATTGCAGCAACAGCATCAGCAACTGCAGCAACTTGCACAATTGCAGCAGctccagcaacagcagcaggcGCAGGCGCAAGCAATGCAACAGCAGCAGGTCCAGCAGCCAATGCAACagcctcagcagcagcagcagcagcctcagtCCATACAGCAGCAGATGCAGCAAATGGCACAGCAGCAACAAGCCCCCCAGCCCCAGCAAGCTCAGCTGCCACCACAGTCCCAGCAGCAAACCATGGTGCCCCAACCTCAGTCCCTAGCAGGGCAGATACAAGGACAGCCAGGCCAAACTGGGGGTCtcacgcagcagcagcagcagcagttaaaaGCCATGCAG TTACAGGCTCGTGCACAAAtggttcagcagcagcagcagcagcagcagcagcaagcacaaCAGGCAGCTCAGCAACAGGCTCAACACCAAGCCCAGCAAGTTGCACAGGCACAGCTAGCAGCAGGAGGAGCTCCTGGACAG GTCAGTCAAAGCAGTATCACCATGATGTCATCCCCCTCTCCGGTACAGCAGGTATCGACGCCCCAGTCGATGCCCCCTCCCTCACAGCCACAGCCTTCACCTCAGCCTCCGACCTCCCAGCCCAACTCCGTCAG ctcCGGACCGGCTCCATCTCCAGGGGGTTTTCTTCCCAGTCCCTCCCCACAGCCCTCCCAAAGCCCGGCCACCGCACGCACACCACAGAACTTCAGCGTGCCCTCGCCAGGACCACTCAACACTCCTG GTAACCCCGGTTCAGTTATGAGTCCTGCCAGCTCATCACAAACAGAGGAACAGCAGTACCTGGAGAAACTCAAACAGTTATCAAAGTACATTGAACCTCTAAGGAGGATGATTAACAAGATTGATAAAAACGAAG ACAGGAAGAAAGACCTCAGTAAGATGAAAAGTCTGTTGGATATTCTGACTGACCCTTCAAAGCG CTGTCCATTGAAAACTCTACAGAAGTGTGAAATTGCTCTTGAAAAGCTGAAGAATGATATGGCAGTG CCAACACCTCCTCCCCCGCCAGTTCCCAGTACGAAGCAGCAGTACCTGTGCCAGCCCCTGCTGGATGCCGTCCTGACAAATATGCGCTCTCCTGTCTTCAACCATTCCCTCTACCGCACCTTTGCACCTGCCATGACCGCTATTCACGGACCTCCAATCGT GGGCCCAATAATCTCTGCTCGGAAACGGAAACATGAAGACGACGAAAGGCAGACAATCCCAAATATCCTGCAAGGGGAAGTGGCGCGGTTAAATCCGAAATTCCTCGTCAATCTCGACCCTTCCCACTGCAGTAACAACGGAACTGTTCATCTCATTTGTAAATTAG atgataAAAATCTTCCCAGCGTACCTCCACTCCAGTTGAGCATCCCAGCAGATTATCCAGAGCAGAGTCCACAATGGTCAGATGATGCACAGCACTATG aAGCAAACCCCTTCTTGCAAACAGTTCATCGGAACATGACATCCAAACTTCTTCAGCTTCCTGACAAGCACTCAGTAACTGCACTTCTCAGCACGTGGGCACAGAGTGTAAGGCAGGCCTGCTTGTCAGCAGCGTAG
- the LOC121299976 gene encoding mediator of RNA polymerase II transcription subunit 15-like isoform X5, whose translation MDPGAESDWRSLAFRQKVVGQIEEAMRKAGTAHNKSSNDMENHVFMKAKSREEYLSLVARLIIHFRDILETLHLSFSDKKAQGQGDPMNALQNLTGGPSSGAAGMGMVRPQGVGMTGLGQISQQMLSGQAQPGASGMPPHGLQGVANAAQQNQLQMQQLAQQQQHQQQFQQQQAALQQQQQQQQFQAQQQSAMQQQQFQAQQQQIQQQHILKLQQMQQQQQQQQQQQNQQQQMLPPRLQQQHQQLQQLAQLQQLQQQQQAQAQAMQQQQVQQPMQQPQQQQQQPQSIQQQMQQMAQQQQAPQPQQAQLPPQSQQQTMVPQPQSLAGQIQGQPGQTGGLTQQQQQQLKAMQLQARAQMVQQQQQQQQQQAQQAAQQQAQHQAQQVAQAQLAAGGAPGQMMSPNMLRGGMQIQPRLPRAAAASAVSQNSAPLGGQQMPQVSQSSITMMSSPSPVQQVSTPQSMPPPSQPQPSPQPPTSQPNSVSSGPAPSPGGFLPSPSPQPSQSPATARTPQNFSVPSPGPLNTPGNPGSVMSPASSSQTEEQQYLEKLKQLSKYIEPLRRMINKIDKNEDRKKDLSKMKSLLDILTDPSKRCPLKTLQKCEIALEKLKNDMAVPTPPPPPVPSTKQQYLCQPLLDAVLTNMRSPVFNHSLYRTFAPAMTAIHGPPIV comes from the exons ATGGATCCTGGAGCAGAGAGCGACTGGAGGAGTCTCGCTTTCCGACAGAAAGTGGTAGGACAGAT tgaaGAGGCTATGCGTAAAGCAGGCACTGCTCACAATAAGTCTAGCAATGACATGGAAAACCACGTATTCATGAAAGCAAAATCAAGG GAGGAATATCTGTCCTTGGTGGCAAGACTAATTATTCACTTCAGAGACATTC TTGAGACACTGCACCTTTCTTTTTCAGATAAGAAGGCCCAAGGCCAAGGTG ACCCCATGAACGCATTACAGAACCTCACAGGGGGTCCTTCCAGTGGGGCGGCTGGCATGGGAATGGTGCGGCCTCAAGGAGTCGGGATGACTGGGCTCGGACAGATAAGCCAACAGATGCTGTCTGGGCAGGCGCAGCCAGGGGCATCAGGGATGCCACCTCATGGCTTGCAAGGTGTTGCTAACGCTGCACAGCAAA ATCAGCTCCAGATGCAGCAGTTAGCTCAACAgcaacagcatcagcagcagtttcagcagcagcaggcagccttgcaacagcagcagcagcaacagcagtttCAAGCGCAGCAACAGTCTGCCATGCAACAGCAACAGTTtcaagcgcagcagcagcaaatcCAGCAGCAACACATACTCAAGCTGCAGCagatgcagcagcaacagcagcagcagcaacaacaacaaaaccaacaacaacag ATGCTTCCTCCAAGATTGCAGCAACAGCATCAGCAACTGCAGCAACTTGCACAATTGCAGCAGctccagcaacagcagcaggcGCAGGCGCAAGCAATGCAACAGCAGCAGGTCCAGCAGCCAATGCAACagcctcagcagcagcagcagcagcctcagtCCATACAGCAGCAGATGCAGCAAATGGCACAGCAGCAACAAGCCCCCCAGCCCCAGCAAGCTCAGCTGCCACCACAGTCCCAGCAGCAAACCATGGTGCCCCAACCTCAGTCCCTAGCAGGGCAGATACAAGGACAGCCAGGCCAAACTGGGGGTCtcacgcagcagcagcagcagcagttaaaaGCCATGCAG TTACAGGCTCGTGCACAAAtggttcagcagcagcagcagcagcagcagcagcaagcacaaCAGGCAGCTCAGCAACAGGCTCAACACCAAGCCCAGCAAGTTGCACAGGCACAGCTAGCAGCAGGAGGAGCTCCTGGACAG ATGATGTCCCCTAATATGCTTCGAGGTGGGATGCAAATACAACCACGGTTACCCCGCGCGGCCGCAGCCTCTGCAGTGTCTCAAAACTCCGCTCCTTTGGGAGGACAGCAAATGCCACAG GTCAGTCAAAGCAGTATCACCATGATGTCATCCCCCTCTCCGGTACAGCAGGTATCGACGCCCCAGTCGATGCCCCCTCCCTCACAGCCACAGCCTTCACCTCAGCCTCCGACCTCCCAGCCCAACTCCGTCAG ctcCGGACCGGCTCCATCTCCAGGGGGTTTTCTTCCCAGTCCCTCCCCACAGCCCTCCCAAAGCCCGGCCACCGCACGCACACCACAGAACTTCAGCGTGCCCTCGCCAGGACCACTCAACACTCCTG GTAACCCCGGTTCAGTTATGAGTCCTGCCAGCTCATCACAAACAGAGGAACAGCAGTACCTGGAGAAACTCAAACAGTTATCAAAGTACATTGAACCTCTAAGGAGGATGATTAACAAGATTGATAAAAACGAAG ACAGGAAGAAAGACCTCAGTAAGATGAAAAGTCTGTTGGATATTCTGACTGACCCTTCAAAGCG CTGTCCATTGAAAACTCTACAGAAGTGTGAAATTGCTCTTGAAAAGCTGAAGAATGATATGGCAGTG CCAACACCTCCTCCCCCGCCAGTTCCCAGTACGAAGCAGCAGTACCTGTGCCAGCCCCTGCTGGATGCCGTCCTGACAAATATGCGCTCTCCTGTCTTCAACCATTCCCTCTACCGCACCTTTGCACCTGCCATGACCGCTATTCACGGACCTCCAATCGT atga
- the LOC121299976 gene encoding mediator of RNA polymerase II transcription subunit 15-like isoform X2, with translation MDPGAESDWRSLAFRQKVVGQIEEAMRKAGTAHNKSSNDMENHVFMKAKSREEYLSLVARLIIHFRDILETLHLSFSDKKAQGQGDPMNALQNLTGGPSSGAAGMGMVRPQGVGMTGLGQISQQMLSGQAQPGASGMPPHGLQGVANAAQQNQLQMQQLAQQQQHQQQFQQQQAALQQQQQQQQFQAQQQSAMQQQQFQAQQQQIQQQHILKLQQMQQQQQQQQQQQNQQQQMLPPRLQQQHQQLQQLAQLQQLQQQQQAQAQAMQQQQVQQPMQQPQQQQQQPQSIQQQMQQMAQQQQAPQPQQAQLPPQSQQQTMVPQPQSLAGQIQGQPGQTGGLTQQQQQQLKAMQARAQMVQQQQQQQQQQAQQAAQQQAQHQAQQVAQAQLAAGGAPGQMMSPNMLRGGMQIQPRLPRAAAASAVSQNSAPLGGQQMPQVSQSSITMMSSPSPVQQVSTPQSMPPPSQPQPSPQPPTSQPNSVSSGPAPSPGGFLPSPSPQPSQSPATARTPQNFSVPSPGPLNTPGNPGSVMSPASSSQTEEQQYLEKLKQLSKYIEPLRRMINKIDKNEDRKKDLSKMKSLLDILTDPSKRCPLKTLQKCEIALEKLKNDMAVPTPPPPPVPSTKQQYLCQPLLDAVLTNMRSPVFNHSLYRTFAPAMTAIHGPPIVGPIISARKRKHEDDERQTIPNILQGEVARLNPKFLVNLDPSHCSNNGTVHLICKLDDKNLPSVPPLQLSIPADYPEQSPQWSDDAQHYEANPFLQTVHRNMTSKLLQLPDKHSVTALLSTWAQSVRQACLSAA, from the exons ATGGATCCTGGAGCAGAGAGCGACTGGAGGAGTCTCGCTTTCCGACAGAAAGTGGTAGGACAGAT tgaaGAGGCTATGCGTAAAGCAGGCACTGCTCACAATAAGTCTAGCAATGACATGGAAAACCACGTATTCATGAAAGCAAAATCAAGG GAGGAATATCTGTCCTTGGTGGCAAGACTAATTATTCACTTCAGAGACATTC TTGAGACACTGCACCTTTCTTTTTCAGATAAGAAGGCCCAAGGCCAAGGTG ACCCCATGAACGCATTACAGAACCTCACAGGGGGTCCTTCCAGTGGGGCGGCTGGCATGGGAATGGTGCGGCCTCAAGGAGTCGGGATGACTGGGCTCGGACAGATAAGCCAACAGATGCTGTCTGGGCAGGCGCAGCCAGGGGCATCAGGGATGCCACCTCATGGCTTGCAAGGTGTTGCTAACGCTGCACAGCAAA ATCAGCTCCAGATGCAGCAGTTAGCTCAACAgcaacagcatcagcagcagtttcagcagcagcaggcagccttgcaacagcagcagcagcaacagcagtttCAAGCGCAGCAACAGTCTGCCATGCAACAGCAACAGTTtcaagcgcagcagcagcaaatcCAGCAGCAACACATACTCAAGCTGCAGCagatgcagcagcaacagcagcagcagcaacaacaacaaaaccaacaacaacag ATGCTTCCTCCAAGATTGCAGCAACAGCATCAGCAACTGCAGCAACTTGCACAATTGCAGCAGctccagcaacagcagcaggcGCAGGCGCAAGCAATGCAACAGCAGCAGGTCCAGCAGCCAATGCAACagcctcagcagcagcagcagcagcctcagtCCATACAGCAGCAGATGCAGCAAATGGCACAGCAGCAACAAGCCCCCCAGCCCCAGCAAGCTCAGCTGCCACCACAGTCCCAGCAGCAAACCATGGTGCCCCAACCTCAGTCCCTAGCAGGGCAGATACAAGGACAGCCAGGCCAAACTGGGGGTCtcacgcagcagcagcagcagcagttaaaaGCCATGCAG GCTCGTGCACAAAtggttcagcagcagcagcagcagcagcagcagcaagcacaaCAGGCAGCTCAGCAACAGGCTCAACACCAAGCCCAGCAAGTTGCACAGGCACAGCTAGCAGCAGGAGGAGCTCCTGGACAG ATGATGTCCCCTAATATGCTTCGAGGTGGGATGCAAATACAACCACGGTTACCCCGCGCGGCCGCAGCCTCTGCAGTGTCTCAAAACTCCGCTCCTTTGGGAGGACAGCAAATGCCACAG GTCAGTCAAAGCAGTATCACCATGATGTCATCCCCCTCTCCGGTACAGCAGGTATCGACGCCCCAGTCGATGCCCCCTCCCTCACAGCCACAGCCTTCACCTCAGCCTCCGACCTCCCAGCCCAACTCCGTCAG ctcCGGACCGGCTCCATCTCCAGGGGGTTTTCTTCCCAGTCCCTCCCCACAGCCCTCCCAAAGCCCGGCCACCGCACGCACACCACAGAACTTCAGCGTGCCCTCGCCAGGACCACTCAACACTCCTG GTAACCCCGGTTCAGTTATGAGTCCTGCCAGCTCATCACAAACAGAGGAACAGCAGTACCTGGAGAAACTCAAACAGTTATCAAAGTACATTGAACCTCTAAGGAGGATGATTAACAAGATTGATAAAAACGAAG ACAGGAAGAAAGACCTCAGTAAGATGAAAAGTCTGTTGGATATTCTGACTGACCCTTCAAAGCG CTGTCCATTGAAAACTCTACAGAAGTGTGAAATTGCTCTTGAAAAGCTGAAGAATGATATGGCAGTG CCAACACCTCCTCCCCCGCCAGTTCCCAGTACGAAGCAGCAGTACCTGTGCCAGCCCCTGCTGGATGCCGTCCTGACAAATATGCGCTCTCCTGTCTTCAACCATTCCCTCTACCGCACCTTTGCACCTGCCATGACCGCTATTCACGGACCTCCAATCGT GGGCCCAATAATCTCTGCTCGGAAACGGAAACATGAAGACGACGAAAGGCAGACAATCCCAAATATCCTGCAAGGGGAAGTGGCGCGGTTAAATCCGAAATTCCTCGTCAATCTCGACCCTTCCCACTGCAGTAACAACGGAACTGTTCATCTCATTTGTAAATTAG atgataAAAATCTTCCCAGCGTACCTCCACTCCAGTTGAGCATCCCAGCAGATTATCCAGAGCAGAGTCCACAATGGTCAGATGATGCACAGCACTATG aAGCAAACCCCTTCTTGCAAACAGTTCATCGGAACATGACATCCAAACTTCTTCAGCTTCCTGACAAGCACTCAGTAACTGCACTTCTCAGCACGTGGGCACAGAGTGTAAGGCAGGCCTGCTTGTCAGCAGCGTAG
- the LOC121299976 gene encoding mediator of RNA polymerase II transcription subunit 15-like isoform X1, translating into MDPGAESDWRSLAFRQKVVGQIEEAMRKAGTAHNKSSNDMENHVFMKAKSREEYLSLVARLIIHFRDILETLHLSFSDKKAQGQGDPMNALQNLTGGPSSGAAGMGMVRPQGVGMTGLGQISQQMLSGQAQPGASGMPPHGLQGVANAAQQNQLQMQQLAQQQQHQQQFQQQQAALQQQQQQQQFQAQQQSAMQQQQFQAQQQQIQQQHILKLQQMQQQQQQQQQQQNQQQQMLPPRLQQQHQQLQQLAQLQQLQQQQQAQAQAMQQQQVQQPMQQPQQQQQQPQSIQQQMQQMAQQQQAPQPQQAQLPPQSQQQTMVPQPQSLAGQIQGQPGQTGGLTQQQQQQLKAMQLQARAQMVQQQQQQQQQQAQQAAQQQAQHQAQQVAQAQLAAGGAPGQMMSPNMLRGGMQIQPRLPRAAAASAVSQNSAPLGGQQMPQVSQSSITMMSSPSPVQQVSTPQSMPPPSQPQPSPQPPTSQPNSVSSGPAPSPGGFLPSPSPQPSQSPATARTPQNFSVPSPGPLNTPGNPGSVMSPASSSQTEEQQYLEKLKQLSKYIEPLRRMINKIDKNEDRKKDLSKMKSLLDILTDPSKRCPLKTLQKCEIALEKLKNDMAVPTPPPPPVPSTKQQYLCQPLLDAVLTNMRSPVFNHSLYRTFAPAMTAIHGPPIVGPIISARKRKHEDDERQTIPNILQGEVARLNPKFLVNLDPSHCSNNGTVHLICKLDDKNLPSVPPLQLSIPADYPEQSPQWSDDAQHYEANPFLQTVHRNMTSKLLQLPDKHSVTALLSTWAQSVRQACLSAA; encoded by the exons ATGGATCCTGGAGCAGAGAGCGACTGGAGGAGTCTCGCTTTCCGACAGAAAGTGGTAGGACAGAT tgaaGAGGCTATGCGTAAAGCAGGCACTGCTCACAATAAGTCTAGCAATGACATGGAAAACCACGTATTCATGAAAGCAAAATCAAGG GAGGAATATCTGTCCTTGGTGGCAAGACTAATTATTCACTTCAGAGACATTC TTGAGACACTGCACCTTTCTTTTTCAGATAAGAAGGCCCAAGGCCAAGGTG ACCCCATGAACGCATTACAGAACCTCACAGGGGGTCCTTCCAGTGGGGCGGCTGGCATGGGAATGGTGCGGCCTCAAGGAGTCGGGATGACTGGGCTCGGACAGATAAGCCAACAGATGCTGTCTGGGCAGGCGCAGCCAGGGGCATCAGGGATGCCACCTCATGGCTTGCAAGGTGTTGCTAACGCTGCACAGCAAA ATCAGCTCCAGATGCAGCAGTTAGCTCAACAgcaacagcatcagcagcagtttcagcagcagcaggcagccttgcaacagcagcagcagcaacagcagtttCAAGCGCAGCAACAGTCTGCCATGCAACAGCAACAGTTtcaagcgcagcagcagcaaatcCAGCAGCAACACATACTCAAGCTGCAGCagatgcagcagcaacagcagcagcagcaacaacaacaaaaccaacaacaacag ATGCTTCCTCCAAGATTGCAGCAACAGCATCAGCAACTGCAGCAACTTGCACAATTGCAGCAGctccagcaacagcagcaggcGCAGGCGCAAGCAATGCAACAGCAGCAGGTCCAGCAGCCAATGCAACagcctcagcagcagcagcagcagcctcagtCCATACAGCAGCAGATGCAGCAAATGGCACAGCAGCAACAAGCCCCCCAGCCCCAGCAAGCTCAGCTGCCACCACAGTCCCAGCAGCAAACCATGGTGCCCCAACCTCAGTCCCTAGCAGGGCAGATACAAGGACAGCCAGGCCAAACTGGGGGTCtcacgcagcagcagcagcagcagttaaaaGCCATGCAG TTACAGGCTCGTGCACAAAtggttcagcagcagcagcagcagcagcagcagcaagcacaaCAGGCAGCTCAGCAACAGGCTCAACACCAAGCCCAGCAAGTTGCACAGGCACAGCTAGCAGCAGGAGGAGCTCCTGGACAG ATGATGTCCCCTAATATGCTTCGAGGTGGGATGCAAATACAACCACGGTTACCCCGCGCGGCCGCAGCCTCTGCAGTGTCTCAAAACTCCGCTCCTTTGGGAGGACAGCAAATGCCACAG GTCAGTCAAAGCAGTATCACCATGATGTCATCCCCCTCTCCGGTACAGCAGGTATCGACGCCCCAGTCGATGCCCCCTCCCTCACAGCCACAGCCTTCACCTCAGCCTCCGACCTCCCAGCCCAACTCCGTCAG ctcCGGACCGGCTCCATCTCCAGGGGGTTTTCTTCCCAGTCCCTCCCCACAGCCCTCCCAAAGCCCGGCCACCGCACGCACACCACAGAACTTCAGCGTGCCCTCGCCAGGACCACTCAACACTCCTG GTAACCCCGGTTCAGTTATGAGTCCTGCCAGCTCATCACAAACAGAGGAACAGCAGTACCTGGAGAAACTCAAACAGTTATCAAAGTACATTGAACCTCTAAGGAGGATGATTAACAAGATTGATAAAAACGAAG ACAGGAAGAAAGACCTCAGTAAGATGAAAAGTCTGTTGGATATTCTGACTGACCCTTCAAAGCG CTGTCCATTGAAAACTCTACAGAAGTGTGAAATTGCTCTTGAAAAGCTGAAGAATGATATGGCAGTG CCAACACCTCCTCCCCCGCCAGTTCCCAGTACGAAGCAGCAGTACCTGTGCCAGCCCCTGCTGGATGCCGTCCTGACAAATATGCGCTCTCCTGTCTTCAACCATTCCCTCTACCGCACCTTTGCACCTGCCATGACCGCTATTCACGGACCTCCAATCGT GGGCCCAATAATCTCTGCTCGGAAACGGAAACATGAAGACGACGAAAGGCAGACAATCCCAAATATCCTGCAAGGGGAAGTGGCGCGGTTAAATCCGAAATTCCTCGTCAATCTCGACCCTTCCCACTGCAGTAACAACGGAACTGTTCATCTCATTTGTAAATTAG atgataAAAATCTTCCCAGCGTACCTCCACTCCAGTTGAGCATCCCAGCAGATTATCCAGAGCAGAGTCCACAATGGTCAGATGATGCACAGCACTATG aAGCAAACCCCTTCTTGCAAACAGTTCATCGGAACATGACATCCAAACTTCTTCAGCTTCCTGACAAGCACTCAGTAACTGCACTTCTCAGCACGTGGGCACAGAGTGTAAGGCAGGCCTGCTTGTCAGCAGCGTAG